In the Pseudoalteromonas undina genome, one interval contains:
- a CDS encoding ABC transporter permease, which translates to MWAKLALKLFSREFRRGELTVISAAIALAVLTVLTLSMVTERIAQSIAQKSSAFIAADRVLASNHAIDTAYITQAKQQNLETAQMVYFDTMLFANDEMQFSSVKAASNSYPLKGQLKVKSGLNAETEVAPGAPTPGNVWLSESVFYSLNINVGDQVELGAALFNVEKVIVEEPDAPFNVFSSSRRVLINIDDVPKTEVIQPGSRVFYRQLYAGDESDINSFYDWLKPQLKENQNWYGVKDRQSPISNSLNRAESFLLLAGLLGIILAAVAIAVSAKRYCERQYDPVAMMKTLGGSRDMIRKIYLMHLLMVCTMAVVVGLAIGYGLQEMATGYLAKSMGTELPMAGFKPWLVAISTGVICAVMFSIKPLLDLFDIPPLRVLRRNLGDRLAVSKIHLGLSALTVFLLMWLFSNNIKITLILFVSTLALILVLFLISKLIFGGGRKLGLKPGNSWSLAIASIQKRANVNAVQLISFSLAIKLLLFLIVLKNDIISDWQSQLPSDAPNAFLVNITQNELDPVNEYLAQKGIQVSEFYPTIRGRVNAVNGEAVAREVSLQDNEKKDEEARSGIGRELNLTWLDEVPSQNDIIDGQWFGDDAVAEASLEESMMQRLDVKLGDTLTFLIGAQSFDAKITSVRKVNWATLKPNFFIILSPDVLSDFPATYISSVRIEPEQKRDFSQLLRTYPTITAIDVDNFVKQIQSTIEQVSLAIGFVLAIVVLCGALVLISQVQASLGERMQEIVILRTLGAKSRLIKNATLYEFLLLGGLAGLVAAFFSDIALLIVQQQMFDLAGKLHPNIWIIGPVAGGVFVAGLGYFMIARTLKQNTQGLVRALA; encoded by the coding sequence ATGTGGGCTAAATTAGCACTTAAACTATTTTCTCGAGAGTTTCGCCGTGGTGAACTAACCGTCATAAGTGCTGCCATCGCTTTAGCGGTGCTAACGGTGCTTACTTTATCTATGGTGACTGAGCGAATCGCACAAAGTATTGCACAAAAAAGCAGTGCCTTTATTGCCGCTGATAGGGTATTGGCCAGCAACCATGCCATAGATACCGCTTATATTACTCAAGCTAAACAGCAAAACCTTGAAACAGCGCAAATGGTGTATTTTGACACTATGCTGTTTGCAAACGATGAAATGCAATTTAGCTCAGTAAAAGCTGCGTCAAACAGTTACCCGCTTAAAGGCCAGTTAAAGGTTAAGTCGGGCTTAAACGCCGAAACAGAAGTTGCCCCAGGGGCACCAACCCCCGGTAACGTGTGGTTAAGTGAGTCGGTTTTTTATAGTTTAAATATAAACGTAGGCGACCAAGTTGAGCTGGGTGCTGCGTTATTCAATGTGGAAAAGGTGATTGTTGAAGAACCCGATGCGCCGTTTAATGTGTTCTCTAGTAGCCGCAGGGTACTTATTAATATTGACGACGTACCAAAAACTGAAGTAATACAGCCTGGTAGCCGTGTATTTTACCGCCAGTTGTATGCAGGCGATGAAAGCGACATAAATAGTTTTTACGATTGGCTAAAACCGCAACTTAAAGAAAACCAAAATTGGTATGGTGTTAAAGACCGCCAATCGCCTATTTCAAATAGCTTAAATAGAGCTGAAAGCTTTTTGTTATTAGCCGGTTTGCTAGGGATTATTTTAGCCGCGGTTGCTATTGCAGTTTCGGCTAAGCGCTATTGTGAGCGTCAATACGACCCAGTCGCAATGATGAAAACCTTAGGCGGCAGCCGCGATATGATCCGTAAAATTTACCTTATGCACTTATTAATGGTATGTACCATGGCGGTAGTTGTTGGCCTAGCTATTGGCTATGGTTTGCAAGAGATGGCTACCGGTTATTTAGCTAAAAGTATGGGTACCGAACTGCCCATGGCTGGTTTTAAACCTTGGCTGGTGGCGATTAGTACAGGGGTTATTTGTGCGGTTATGTTCTCTATTAAGCCACTTTTAGATTTATTTGATATTCCACCGCTCAGAGTACTTCGCCGTAACTTAGGTGATCGCCTTGCGGTAAGTAAAATTCATTTAGGGCTAAGTGCACTCACCGTGTTTTTATTAATGTGGTTATTTAGTAATAACATAAAAATTACGCTTATTTTGTTTGTCTCAACGCTTGCGCTTATTTTGGTGTTATTTTTAATCTCTAAGTTAATATTTGGCGGTGGCCGCAAGCTTGGCTTAAAGCCGGGTAACAGCTGGTCTTTGGCTATTGCGTCTATTCAAAAGCGCGCCAATGTTAATGCAGTACAGTTAATTAGTTTTTCGTTAGCGATTAAATTACTATTATTTTTAATTGTGCTTAAAAACGATATTATTTCTGATTGGCAGTCACAATTACCAAGTGATGCACCTAATGCTTTTTTAGTGAATATTACGCAAAATGAACTGGACCCAGTTAATGAATATTTAGCACAAAAAGGCATTCAGGTGTCGGAGTTTTACCCGACTATTCGTGGTCGCGTAAATGCCGTCAACGGTGAAGCGGTTGCGCGTGAAGTGTCACTGCAAGATAACGAGAAAAAAGACGAAGAAGCCCGCTCAGGCATTGGCCGCGAGCTCAATTTAACCTGGCTTGACGAAGTCCCTTCGCAAAATGACATTATCGATGGCCAGTGGTTTGGCGATGACGCCGTTGCCGAGGCCTCACTGGAAGAGTCAATGATGCAGCGCCTCGATGTTAAATTAGGCGATACTCTTACATTTTTAATCGGTGCGCAGTCGTTCGATGCTAAAATAACCAGTGTGCGAAAAGTAAATTGGGCCACACTCAAGCCTAACTTTTTTATTATTTTAAGCCCAGATGTACTTAGCGACTTTCCGGCAACCTATATTTCATCGGTACGCATTGAACCTGAGCAAAAGCGCGACTTTAGCCAGTTATTACGTACATACCCCACCATTACAGCAATTGATGTAGATAATTTTGTTAAGCAAATACAATCGACTATTGAGCAAGTGTCGTTAGCCATTGGTTTTGTATTGGCTATTGTGGTGTTATGTGGTGCGTTGGTACTAATATCGCAGGTGCAAGCAAGCTTAGGTGAGCGCATGCAAGAAATTGTGATATTGCGTACATTAGGCGCTAAAAGTCGATTAATAAAAAATGCTACTTTATATGAGTTTTTATTGCTTGGCGGTTTAGCCGGACTGGTCGCTGCATTTTTCAGTGATATTGCACTGTTAATAGTGCAGCAGCAAATGTTTGATTTGGCGGGTAAGCTGCATCCAAATATTTGGATTATTGGCCCCGTTGCTGGTGGCGTGTTTGTAGCAGGTTTAGGTTATTTTATGATTGCCCGTACGCTCAAACAAAACACCCAAGGCTTAGTGCGCGCATTGGCGTAA
- a CDS encoding ABC transporter ATP-binding protein — MSALSQLNIIQVNGLSKVVSTFEGELSILSDISFNVKHGESVAVVGTSGSGKSTLLSLLAGLDTASSGEVMLDGEPLHKLDEEARAALRAAKVGFVFQSFMLVQSLTALENVMLPAELAGEHDAKEQALALLEKVGLSHRIDHYPSQLSGGEQQRVAIARAFVGSPKILFADEPSANLDSKNGHMIESLLFDLNKQNGTTLILVTHDEALAQKCERIIQIEAGELVHNSTEEMANVG; from the coding sequence ATGTCAGCGCTTTCTCAATTAAATATAATTCAAGTAAATGGTTTGTCTAAAGTGGTTTCCACCTTCGAAGGTGAGTTGTCCATCCTCAGCGACATCAGCTTTAATGTCAAGCATGGTGAGTCTGTTGCTGTTGTTGGCACATCGGGTTCTGGTAAGTCTACATTATTGAGCTTGCTAGCAGGGCTTGATACCGCCAGCAGTGGCGAGGTAATGTTAGATGGTGAGCCTTTGCACAAGTTAGATGAAGAAGCGCGAGCAGCACTGAGAGCCGCTAAAGTCGGTTTTGTATTTCAGTCTTTCATGTTGGTGCAAAGTTTAACCGCACTTGAAAATGTGATGCTACCTGCCGAGCTTGCAGGTGAACATGATGCTAAAGAGCAAGCGCTCGCGTTACTTGAAAAAGTTGGCCTGAGCCATCGCATTGATCATTACCCGTCGCAGTTATCTGGTGGTGAGCAACAACGTGTTGCGATTGCTCGTGCATTTGTGGGTTCGCCTAAAATACTGTTTGCCGACGAGCCATCAGCTAACCTAGATAGCAAAAACGGCCATATGATTGAGTCGTTATTATTTGATTTAAATAAGCAAAATGGCACAACGCTTATTTTAGTTACCCACGATGAAGCTCTGGCGCAAAAGTGTGAACGTATTATTCAGATTGAAGCCGGTGAGCTGGTTCACAATTCAACTGAGGAAATGGCAAATGTGGGCTAA
- a CDS encoding arylesterase, with the protein MTHSILRCVFILFLVINPLHAAANNTILILGDSLSAAYGLKQEQGWVQLLQDKYDDEQRNINLVNASISGETTGGALRRLDALLEQYQPTHVLIELGANDGLRGFPITKMQTNLTALIEKSQAADAQTALMEIYIPPNYGPRYSKMFTDSFTSVSEATNSHLMPFFVLKVAGKSELMQNDNLHPNKTAQPILRDEMYNTINQWLNKD; encoded by the coding sequence ATGACTCATTCAATCCTACGTTGTGTATTCATTTTATTTTTAGTTATTAACCCACTACACGCGGCAGCTAACAACACGATTTTAATACTTGGTGACAGTTTAAGCGCAGCCTATGGCTTAAAACAAGAACAAGGCTGGGTGCAATTGTTACAAGATAAATACGATGACGAGCAACGCAATATCAACTTAGTAAATGCCAGTATTAGCGGCGAAACCACCGGCGGTGCATTGCGCCGATTAGACGCGCTACTTGAGCAATATCAACCAACTCACGTACTTATTGAGCTCGGTGCTAATGACGGCCTGCGCGGTTTTCCAATCACTAAAATGCAAACTAACTTAACCGCTTTAATTGAAAAAAGCCAAGCTGCAGATGCACAAACCGCACTTATGGAAATATATATTCCACCTAACTATGGCCCACGATACAGTAAAATGTTCACCGATAGCTTTACCAGTGTTAGTGAAGCCACTAACTCGCATTTAATGCCGTTTTTTGTGCTTAAAGTAGCAGGAAAAAGCGAGCTAATGCAAAACGATAACTTACACCCTAACAAAACTGCTCAACCAATACTACGAGATGAAATGTATAACACGATCAACCAGTGGTTAAATAAAGACTAG